ACGCTTTCCGCTCCAACCTTCAACAGCCCCAGCTCAAAAATAATTCTGACAATCCCACCTCTTCATTCGGTCCCAGGCAATACGTGACTTTGGCACCATCACGTTTCCGGTGATACCCAAAAGGAGCACGTTCTCCGCAAGCATTTTAACCATCACACATAGTCCAAAACAGTCGTTAAAACGAAAAAAGACACCGATTAAGGTGTCTTTTCTGTGTGCACCATATGGAGGCGAACCGTGGCTGTACAGAACCACATTTCGCCGCCGCGTGATGTTGAGATTGTTTCGGGAGGTAACTTTGGCCCGTATGATTCACTGTACTATTCATTTTACACTTTAAACTTCATCACGAGAGCCTCCAAGCTTCGAGAATCTTTGCTAAGCATGTTAGTAAGTGAAGCAACCTCCTGAACTAAAGAGTTTTGCTTGGCTGTCATATCGTTCACAGCTTTAACTCCTGTAAGCGATGCTTCAGCTACAGTTGCCATTTCGGTAACAGATGCTGCAATTTCTTCTGAGCCTGCCGCCATTTGTTCGCTGATCGCAGAAACCTCGTGAACTTGGAAAGCTACTCTCTGAGTGGATTTCAAAATGTTTTCAAAGGATTCGATTGCTTCTTCCATCTTCTTTTGGCCCGTCAATACTTCTCCCGTCACTTGCTGCATCGCACGTTCAGTTTCTTGAGAGTCTTTCACAATATCTTGCAGCAATCCGAATATTTGCCCTACTGAAGTAGAGGAATGCTCTGATAATTTTCGGATTTCGCTGGCCACTACCGAGAAGCCTCTTCCATGTTCGCCTGCTCTTGCCGCTTCGATTGAAGCATTTAACGCAAGCAAATTCGTCTGACTCGATATTTCCGTGATGGCACTAACAATTTTCTCAATATGAGAAGAGCGTTCTTTCAAATTAGATACAATTTCTACTGTTGAACTTACAGAATCGCTAATTTGGGCCATCTGCTCGCTAACTTGCTGTATAAAGTTCACGCCGCTTGCTGCTTCTTTCTCCGTCTCAATTGCGGCATTAGCAAGATCCTCCGCGGATTCAGCGACACGCTGCACACCTGTAGACATTTCATTGATTGCATGAGAAGCATCAAGTGTGCTTTGCACGGATGTTGTCGCCCCTCGCTCAATACTGGCTCCCTGTCTCGTAATTTCCTCCGTCGCACTTGCAGTTTCTTTCGTATTTTCAACCAGTTTACTCGACGAACTCAATACACTACGGGAGGTATCACTGACATCTTTAATAATGGATTGCAGGGTTTCCAACATAGCATTTAAAGATTTCGAGATTTCTCCGATTTCATCCTTGCCGGAGTAATCCAGTCTTCCGGTTAGATCACCCCCGCTCTGCGCAATTTCGGCGATTTTTTCATTAACTAACTTAAGCGGTCTCAACTTAACAAAAATAATAATAAATATTGCAAGTAATGCCAGGAATGTAATTATAAGCAAAAGCACAGTTATCGTAAGCATCAAGCTTGCTTCTTGCTTTGCAGTGTTTGCTTCATTTTCCGCTCTAATATTCATCTTTTGTTGAAACTGCTGCTGCGGCTCCATGATGGTCTTTTTGTTTGCATCGTAATTGCTGTCAAACATGAGCTCCCGGGCTTTGGTAAAATCTTTGCCTTCCACAGCTTTCATTGCCGCATTTTCCGTTTTGACAAGAGCATCCGAATTTTGTTTTGACTGTGATATAAGATCCAGCTCTTCTTTGGGCGCACCCAATTCAGTTAATCTCTCCACTACATGATCTCTCGTTTTGGTCTCATTTACTTCCTTCCAATAGTTGTCATAGTGGACTTTATCTCCGAACTGCACGAAAGCTCTTGCTTCGTTCGTCAAATAGTCCGAGGAGTTGGCTAAATCGATACCTAACTGCTTAAATTCTGCTTGCCTTTTTACAGTGACGCGTTCCTGAGCTACGCTCTTTTGAAGGTTATAAATACTAATTCCGTTCAGGACTGTCAGAAAAATAAAAACTCCACTCATCGTCTTAAGCCAGGTAGAAATCTTCATGATTAGCCCCACTCCTTTATTATGAAAAAAGACCTTTTTTATATTATCGGTCGACTTTATTCGACAATAAATAGGTCTTTATGCCTATTTCAAAAGATGTGGTTTTTTAATCTAACTACATTTCGTAATAAACCCACGTATGTGTATCATGTACTATTGAAGCTAACTGGAATAACACATCATAGAGTACAGAGCATGAAACAAAAAAGCAGCTGTCACAGAAGAAACTCTGCGTCAACTGCTTTCTAAGTTCAAAGTTCTGATGCTAATCCAGCTTCACTTGGTATTGAATAATCTTGTTTCTACCTGTCTTTTTAGCTTCATAAAGCGCCTCGTCGGCATGTTTGATCAATTCCGTAATGGAATCATCATAAGACAACTCAGCAAAGCCAAAGCTCGCAGTAACTTTTCCTGCCGTTTTGCTGGTGTGAGCTTCCATTTGCTCTCTTATTTTGGATGCCACATTATATGTTGATGTGGTTGATGCACCTAACAGGATAACTATGAATTCTTCTCCGCCCCATCTGCATAATATATCCCCGCTTCGTAAACAGCTTTTTGCAATTTCAGCAGTCTCAATCAGAACCTCATCACCAACATTATGCCCATAGGTATCATTTATTTGTTTGAAATTGTCCAAATCAAAAATAATCAAGTAGACCGAATTATCGGCCTCCCTGCACTCTTTAACCTTTTCAATAGCAATTTCATAAAAATAAACACGGTTATAAACATTGGTTAATCGGTCGGTATACATCTTTTCGATCATACTCTTTTTTTGTGCCTCGGCTTCATCGACATTGATCAATATTCCCTCATAGCAGAATTTTCCGTTATCCAATTCTTTTTTTGTCAGCTTCATCTCAGCCCAGAACGGAGTACCTTCCTTGTCAATGAACCGGATTTTGTCAGCAAATTCAAACTTACCTTCCACAACAATATCTTTAATCTTAAAGTAATCTTCGATATTAACGTGGAAAGAATCAGGGTTATTGATCAGAGCAGTCTTAAATTCCTCCAAGGAATCGAACTTAAACTGCTGCAAGAAATAAGCGTTGGCATATTCGAAGCTTGTATCCGGAGTCGTTATGAATATCCCTACTGGTATACTTTTCACCAAATTGTCAGCCATGTTTTTAATGTTCTGAGCCAATATCCCGATTTCATCCTTACGCTTTGCTATCGTCATATCCATTTCTTTATACAGCGTTGTTTCATTAACAACTCGTTGGAGTTCATTGAGCGGTACCATAACACTTTTTCTAAGGATATAAATAAGCAGAGCCAGATATAGGAACATAGGCATAAAAATGAGAGATAAACTTGTGCCAACATTTCGTATATAATAACCGGAGGTCTCATAGAAAGTAACCGCATAGCAATCCGTCCCATGAATGGGGGCAAACGCAATATAATGATTCCTATTTTTATCAAGCTGAATGGAAGCCGGCTCCGAGTCTTCATTCAATCGTTGTGTGAGCCAATTGACCGCAGAGTCGTTCAAATCGTCACTATACATTGTCATATCATCACTCAGCAGATTTTTGTTGATATTCTTTGTGTCATAATCAATAACCACTTGACCTTCTTTGTTGATGATAACGGATTTCATGCCTTGTTTCTGATTCGCATCAAAAATGCTTTTGATTTTGTCGTTTAAGCCCACGCCAATGTCAATTGTCCCGACTGAATTTTCTCCATCCATCACATTTGTCACTATATATATTTTATTCAATAGGTTATACCTGCTTGAGTCAATTAAGTATGTAAAT
The window above is part of the Paenibacillus sp. FSL K6-0276 genome. Proteins encoded here:
- a CDS encoding diguanylate cyclase; this translates as MSPIPYDINIALEIFGGIIMLAIVVILSLNDFRNRSQTRYFILMLCSNMAMLISNALSWTFESTTQPSSHYAVSMSNFCVYFFGYLATAFFANYSINIISNKIKTPKSLLYMFYGVCSAAIACLIISQFNNMYYYIDDYNRFHLNSLSWLASLWMVIFAFIQIAVVLYYRKALGYRESFLLLSYMALPMLALIFSDKFQGLDLFSIAVPASMLLILKGHKASQGEATNTVKLKNSIKTKLWLSIGFFAVIVLLVGGVAVLNQERTTVREESLDDAQQYNALLAADLSAYFQIGAALAVKTSLNDSIMNWMKDDDDLIAKKLAFEELSDASKFINGNMFNIVLLQSGNVYKVDENTVFYDFKPYKKLAKSNRFKEIIVNPDTFTYLIDSSRYNLLNKIYIVTNVMDGENSVGTIDIGVGLNDKIKSIFDANQKQGMKSVIINKEGQVVIDYDTKNINKNLLSDDMTMYSDDLNDSAVNWLTQRLNEDSEPASIQLDKNRNHYIAFAPIHGTDCYAVTFYETSGYYIRNVGTSLSLIFMPMFLYLALLIYILRKSVMVPLNELQRVVNETTLYKEMDMTIAKRKDEIGILAQNIKNMADNLVKSIPVGIFITTPDTSFEYANAYFLQQFKFDSLEEFKTALINNPDSFHVNIEDYFKIKDIVVEGKFEFADKIRFIDKEGTPFWAEMKLTKKELDNGKFCYEGILINVDEAEAQKKSMIEKMYTDRLTNVYNRVYFYEIAIEKVKECREADNSVYLIIFDLDNFKQINDTYGHNVGDEVLIETAEIAKSCLRSGDILCRWGGEEFIVILLGASTTSTYNVASKIREQMEAHTSKTAGKVTASFGFAELSYDDSITELIKHADEALYEAKKTGRNKIIQYQVKLD
- a CDS encoding HAMP domain-containing methyl-accepting chemotaxis protein, whose protein sequence is MKISTWLKTMSGVFIFLTVLNGISIYNLQKSVAQERVTVKRQAEFKQLGIDLANSSDYLTNEARAFVQFGDKVHYDNYWKEVNETKTRDHVVERLTELGAPKEELDLISQSKQNSDALVKTENAAMKAVEGKDFTKARELMFDSNYDANKKTIMEPQQQFQQKMNIRAENEANTAKQEASLMLTITVLLLIITFLALLAIFIIIFVKLRPLKLVNEKIAEIAQSGGDLTGRLDYSGKDEIGEISKSLNAMLETLQSIIKDVSDTSRSVLSSSSKLVENTKETASATEEITRQGASIERGATTSVQSTLDASHAINEMSTGVQRVAESAEDLANAAIETEKEAASGVNFIQQVSEQMAQISDSVSSTVEIVSNLKERSSHIEKIVSAITEISSQTNLLALNASIEAARAGEHGRGFSVVASEIRKLSEHSSTSVGQIFGLLQDIVKDSQETERAMQQVTGEVLTGQKKMEEAIESFENILKSTQRVAFQVHEVSAISEQMAAGSEEIAASVTEMATVAEASLTGVKAVNDMTAKQNSLVQEVASLTNMLSKDSRSLEALVMKFKV